From Pyrenophora tritici-repentis strain M4 chromosome 1, whole genome shotgun sequence, the proteins below share one genomic window:
- a CDS encoding Ion-trans multi-domain protein: MNNPTDRIPIYNTTHAIRIILVQRCETTLSWDQLRSPQVSQFLVKPIQQQLRSDQFSRGLLYCLLANCLQFKKEGEENPGNVGVSKTRALICELLAMRLLKEYSTRELIDALSYDFDPLQGLVVSGRGNATPGGANWSRQAPRSARISALEIAIRAQAKKFLAHPLVVRQLEAIWAGTIVFHSAADNLHRKPDSSQEPGHNAPGNTTPRRGPSRRMSPTKPAPPLPPPQSLLRRTVTLYDPHEASLFKLSRLRVPRYRNMFSTMSFAIMLALFLAVLVEKSDDITALEVLFWFWSAGYMLDEVVGFSEQGFGLYIMSVWNAFDLGILLMFMAYYILRLYGILMPDVSRHTVAAMAYDVLGSTAVLLFPRLFSALDHYRYFSQLLIAFKMMAMDLVAILVLIVISCSGFFVAFSLAFKRELGASDAAYAIFQLVMGFTPAAWDLWGEMNFLGKTLLALFLFICHFLIVTILITVLTNSFMAVVKNADEEHQFLFAVNTISMVKSDALFSYIAPTNIIGWLLIPLKYTMPFKKFLRMNRLVIKLTHLPILFLIFIYERVLLSHLSYGPTDLVEQRGRADTKAPVPAFSIRGATELFSPRLREPSVTTFQKDQALEEVFRRPYRDPSFQASPRYPAPRRNSGNVVSDWMKKMGDDDENTPPQDDSRSVLDRLEGRNRPYLRRTKTVGQTRRKHPLAATRTVVSDPDDAMTPFTGIAEEEEPDMDTAEAMEEVPQQTDADGDDEDDQADTDQQITPRVNQGQKENKRPKTGYESSEDEFFQPPMGPPPRPQPRTPAIVPSLSGSSFKAKEPMSPGKKRAKPGHNRNTSTGTILFSPVKETVNVSRPVSPEKRPKTGNRSGAATPGRIDASSGTGTRTPKLRAPAASGAASRPRAIMPPRGMSSNLLSKSRDDPSFNTIALDLASDLGDNNLNPNFGNLSGLPASFTTQFEMAARMKAHELAKGSDNDSESNRMSRIMLARMTTLEEGFRDMLQEVKGLKQGESQMGSRGTVSPPLEPTTTKKKGKGKKKSVKRDSDSDRKMDSSL, translated from the coding sequence ATGAATAATCCCACAGATCGCATACCCATCTACAACACCACCCACGCGATCCGCATAATCCTCGTCCAAAGATGCGAAACCACCTTATCATGGGACCAGTTGCGATCGCCGCAAGTCTCGCAATTCCTCGTCAAGCCCATCCAGCAGCAACTGCGCTCCGACCAGTTCTCGCGCGGGCTCTTATACTGCCTACTCGCAAACTGCCTACAATTCAAGAAGGAGGGCGAGGAGAACCCGGGAAATGTGGGCGTCAGTAAGACACGGGCCCTCATATGCGAACTGCTCGCTATGAGACTGCTAAAGGAGTACTCTACCCGCGAACTTATCGATGCTCTGTCGTACGACTTCGATCCGCTGCAGGGTTTGGTCGTGTCAGGACGCGGAAACGCTACTCCAGGCGGCGCAAACTGGTCGCGACAGGCCCCTCGTTCCGCGCGCATCTCTGCGCTGGAAATTGCCATTCGCGCCCAGGCCAAGAAGTTCCTCGCCCATCCTCTGGTCGTACGCCAGCTGGAGGCCATCTGGGCGGGCACCATTGTCTTCCACTCTGCAGCCGATAACCTCCATCGCAAGCCCGACTCCTCCCAGGAACCCGGGCACAATGCTCCTGGCAATACAACCCCAAGGAGAGGCCCTTCGCGTCGCATGTCGCCCACGAAGCCTGCCCCTCCTCTGCCCCCGCCCCAATCGCTTCTCAGGCGCACCGTCACCCTCTACGATCCACACGAGGCCTCGCTCTTCAAGCTCTCACGATTACGTGTTCCCCGTTATCGCAACATGTTTTCGACAATGTCGTTTGCCATTATGCTGGCCTTGTTCCTAGCTGTGCTTGTGGAGAAATCCGACGACATCACAGCTCTGGAGGTGCTCTTCTGGTTTTGGAGCGCGGGATACATGCTTGACGAAGTCGTTGGTTTCTCTGAACAGGGATTCGGGCTGTACATTATGAGTGTCTGGAATGCCTTTGACCTGGGCATCCTTCTCATGTTCATGGCTTACTACATTTTACGCCTCTACGGAATCCTCATGCCTGACGTCAGCCGCCACACAGTGGCCGCTATGGCATACGACGTTCTCGGTTCTACGGCCGTCCTCCTCTTTCCTCGTCTGTTTTCCGCCTTGGATCACTACCGGTACTTTTCGCAACTGCTCATCGCCTTTAAGATGATGGCTATGGACCTGGTTGCAATTCTCGTACTCATCGTCATAAGCTGCAGTGGCTTCTTCGTCGCCTTCAGTTTGGCTTTCAAGCGAGAGCTCGGCGCTTCGGATGCCGCCTACGCCATTTTCCAACTTGTCATGGGATTTACTCCCGCTGCCTGGGACCTCTGGGGCGAAATGAACTTCCTCGGCAAGACCTTGCTTGCCTTGTTTCTCTTCATCTGTCACTTCCTTATTGTCACAATTTTGATCACTGTCCTGACAAACTCATTCATGGCGGTTGTCAAAAACGCCGACGAAGAGCATCAATTCCTGTTCGCTGTGAACACCATCTCTATGGTCAAGTCAGATGCTCTCTTCTCTTACATTGCACCAACCAACATCATCGGGTGGCTTTTGATTCCACTCAAGTACACGATGCCGTTCAAGAAGTTCTTGCGCATGAATAGGCTTGTCATCAAGCTAACGCATCTTCCTATTCTGTTTCTCATTTTCATCTACGAGCGTGTTCTTCTATCACATCTCTCGTATGGACCAACTGATCTTGTTGAGCAGCGAGGTCGGGCAGATACGAAAGCACCTGTGCCAGCGTTCAGTATACGGGGTGCCACTGAGTTGTTTAGCCCTCGCCTACGCGAGCCCTCAGTTACCACGTTTCAGAAAGATCAAGCACTTGAAGAGGTTTTCCGCCGACCTTATCGCGACCCTAGTTTCCAAGCGAGTCCACGTTACCCGGCGCCCAGAAGGAACTCGGGCAATGTCGTATCAGATTGGATGAAGAAAATGGGTGACGATGATGAGAATACTCCACCCCAAGATGACTCGCGATCAGTACTGGATCGACTAGAGGGTCGTAACCGGCCATATCTGCGTCGAACTAAAACGGTGGGGCAGACAAGGCGCAAGCACCCACTCGCTGCAACTAGAACTGTCGTGTCAGACCCTGACGATGCCATGACTCCATTTACTGGTATAGcagaggaggaggagccTGACATGGACACGGCCGAGGCTATGGAGGAAGTTCCACAGCAGACTGACGCTGATGGagacgacgaagacgatCAAGCGGATACTGACCAGCAAATCACGCCGCGCGTCAACCAGGGTCAAAAGGAAAACAAGAGGCCAAAGACAGGATATGAATCGTCCGAAGACGAGTTCTTTCAGCCACCAATGGGCCCGCCTCCACGACCGCAACCTCGTACTCCTGCTATCGTGCCTTCGCTGTCTGGGTCAAGCTTCAAAGCGAAAGAGCCAATGTCACCTGGTAAGAAACGAGCGAAGCCCGGCCACAATCGCAATACGTCGACGGGTACAATTCTATTCAGCCCCGTTAAGGAGACCGTGAATGTATCACGTCCTGTTTCCCCTGAGAAGCGACCAAAGACAGGCAATCGTAGTGGGGCAGCCACTCCAGGACGTATTGATGCTTCAAGTGGGACTGGTACTCGCACCCCGAAGCTGCGAGCTCCTGCGGCTTCTGGTGCAGCCTCCCGGCCTCGTGCGATCATGCCACCGCGTGGAATGTCCTCTAATCTGCTTTCCAAGAGTCGAGATGATCCTTCTTTCAACACTATTGCCTTGGACCTGGCATCCGATCTAGGGGATAATAACCTCAATCCTAACTTTGGTAACCTCAGTGGACTCCCTGCGTCTTTTACAACGCAATTCGAAATGGCTGCTCGCATGAAGGCACATGAGCTGGCGAAGGGCAGTGATAACGATTCGGAGTCAAACCGAATGAGCAGAATTATGCTTGCACGGATGACGACACTCGAAGAAGGCTTCCGCGACATGCTCCAGGAGGTCAAGGGATTGAAGCAAGGAGAAAGCCAGATGGGTAGCCGAGGTACAGTATCACCGCCTCTGGAGCCCACGACGACTAAGAAGAAGGGTAAaggcaagaagaagagtgTCAAGCGGGACAGTGATAGTGACAGGAAGATGGATTCCAGTCTATAA
- a CDS encoding SMT3, Ubiquitin protein (sentrin): MSDGGSPNMQQKPEDGGQSEHLNIKVTDNNNEVFFKIKRTTALGKLMNAFCDRQGKNISSVRFLFDGQRVTATDNPDTLEMQDGDTLEVHSEQIGGC; the protein is encoded by the exons ATGTCGGACGGTGGATCCCCCAATATGCAGCAGAAGCCCGAAGATGGCGGTCAGAGCGAGCACCTTAACATCAAGGTGAccgacaacaacaacgaaGTCTTCTTCAAGATCAAGCGCACCACAGCGCTCGGGAAGCTCATGAATGCCTTCTGCGATCGCCAGGGCAAGAATATCTCAAGCGTACGATTCTTGTTCGATGGTCAGCGCGTGACAGCTACGGACAACCCAGACACG CTCGAGATGCAGGACGGCGACACCCTCGAAGTTCACTCGGAGCAGATTGGTGGCTGCTGA
- a CDS encoding TolA, Membrane protein involved in colicin uptake, which translates to MAPIDEAIADLESRDPGEKFTLKEVAEKWGVNRSTLGRRWRRVTGPRSDGYAQQQAIGPQQELELVRYITKLTKQGLPPTREMIRNFSSEVAHQQLSESWVTRFINRHEIYLISKWTTAMDRTRHLADSESKYRLYFELLHQKITEYHLEARDIYNMDEKGFLIGMIGRSKRIFSRRQWDKKEVRASLQDGSREFLTLLACCCADGSSLPPALIYAAKNGAIRSSWVEDIKAGEHEVFVSSSLTGWSNNDVGLAWLEQVFDRYTKQRSGRWRLLILDGHGSHLTMEFIKYCDRHRILLMILPPHSTHTLQPLDVVLFKPLSQAYSNELTNHLYKAQGLIPIKKGDFFPLFWRAWQASFKQSTILKAFEATGIWPIDPNVILRRFASTPEAERSSSSGLSDHDWRKLDRLVRAAVNDSHQYEARKLRSSVHHLSVQYKLLQHENEGLKEALQHKKKHKKKGKALDLQQRQEYHGGSVFWSPRKIREARAREVVRERDKIEEKLQKAQAKKQREEFQLQRQVKLEEKRVERQRLKEIRELERAEKAAERARKVEAQHQKKATQQAQQRKRKASRAPSSKNKRQKRAMEDRARDRVASPPSPPPPKTTSRGRNVNLPQKFR; encoded by the coding sequence ATGGCTCCGATTGATGAAGCGATTGCAGATTTAGAATCGCGCGATCCAGGAGAGAAATTCACATTAAAAGAAGTTGCTGAAAAATGGGGGGTTAACCGCTCAACGCTAGGGCGAAGATGGAGGCGCGTGACAGGGCCTAGGAGCGATGGATACGCTCAGCAGCAAGCTATCGGCCCACAACAAGAGTTAGAGCTTGTACGATATATCACTAAGCTCACTAAGCAAGGCCTACCTCctacaagagagatgatcaggaatttctcatcagaagtagcccatcagcagctcagcgagagctgggttactcgcttcattaaccgacacgagatctatcttatctcaaagtggaccaccgccatggatcgtacgcgccacctggctgattctgagtcaaagtatagactctacttcgagctgctgcaccagaagatcaccgaataccacctagaggctcgagatatatacaatatggatgaaaAGGGCTTCCTTATTGGTATGATAGGCAGGAGTAAGAGGATATTtagcaggcgtcaatgggataagaaagaggttcgagcatctctccaggatggatcacgcgagtttctgacactcctggcctgctgctgcgccgatgggagctcgctgcctccagcccttatctacgcagctaaaaatggagccatacgatcgagttgggtggaggatattaaggcaggagaacatgaggtctttgtctcatcatctctaacaggctggtcaaacaatgacgtaggcctagcttggctagagcaggtgtttgatcgctatacaaagcagcgatcagggagatggcgattgctcatccttgatggccatggatctcacctcacgatggagtttatcaagtactgcgatcgccataggatcctcctcatgatccttcctccccattcgactcatacgctccagccgctcgatgtagtgctgttcaagccactctctcaagcctactccaacgagctcactaaccatctctacaaggctcaaggcctcaTTCCAATTaagaaaggagacttcttcccactcttctggAGAGCTTGGCAGGCCTCGTTTAAGCAATCAACTATATTAAAAGCGTTTGAAGCTACTGGTATATGGCCAATAGATcccaacgttatccttcgtagatttgccagcacgccagaagctgagagaagctcatcttcagggctctctgatcatgactggagaaagctcgatcggttagtacgagctgctgtcaatgatagccatcagtatgaggcaagaaagctgcgctcaagcgttcaccatctctctgtgcagtatAAGCTTTTAcagcatgagaacgagggcttaaaggaggctcttcaacataaaaagaagcataagaagaagggcaaagctcttgaccttcaacagcgccaggagtatcacggtggctctgtcttctggtctcctcgcaagatacgcgaggctcgagctagagaagtagtacgggagcgagataagatagaggagaaactccaaaaagcacaggccaagaagcagcgtgaggagtttcaactgcagcgtcaagttaagctcgaggagaagcgtgtagagaggcagaggctcaaggagataagggagcttgagcgagctgagaaagcagctgaacgcgcgcgcaaagttgaagctcaacaccagaaaaaagccacccaacaagctcaacaacgcaagcgTAAAGCCTCAAGAGCGCCCTCTTCTAAgaacaagcgtcaaaaacgaGCGATGGAGGATAGAGCTCGCGATAGAGTTGCATCTCCTCCAtcgcctccaccaccaaagaccacatcacgtggccgcaacgtcaacctcccacaAAAATTCAGATAG
- a CDS encoding DUF1903 multi-domain protein, whose amino-acid sequence MGELSKDLKTDPPCHPRACAIQNCIQKNNYNEEKCRKEVDALYECCNAFYKEQGENASTVSCPKYTLLKLKMDQRAKGIS is encoded by the exons ATG GGCGAGCTGAGTAAAGACCTAAAGACGGATCCACCATGTCATCCTAGAGCATGTGCAATCCAGA ACTGCATTCAGAAGAACAATTACAATGAAGAAAAGTGTAGAAAAGAGGTCGACGCACTATACGAATGCTGCAACGCCTTCTACAAAGAGCAAGGAGAGAATGCCAGTACAGTGAGCTGTCCGAAATATACGCTTCTAAA ACTGAAGATGGATCAACGCGCTAAAGGCATCTCATGA
- a CDS encoding nuclear pore complex protein Nup107 yields MMPRSLSRQSQSTAAQSQNGNMPSFGYPRVSNGATPNDPLQPLRAMADRVGKEVEKFAERVDHWHTHGNESKKTKYQTTVKLVGRFQDVAEMHVKELKRTTEAENKGTLNRSVRRQIQNMADASDNAGQNVFAQSSQSAMPSFESSSTPVSANVRELREWQAELATWKLLKLVIEHYHSEPGTDVAAEKAARLEAVGEHARYGKNSEIWDRFLFEDDQAKEKALVLRWLEQTARDSESDIKAIITGLEEHSGKGVHTWTSGWLETKSKIKQAKRMEGTEQPLKPIDSNIKTTDRTANLVTQLDPDAPSRQKRALEKSDEYYERSLWMVAYEMMRRGLPWKTIMDWCYERNESWRGFSIGAAYEGHPEHGPNVAGPTVGYMFRRMCFYAARGARIPYEGAVYGLLSGDLKQVQAVCRSWDDHLYAHYNALLLSRFDLYLQKNHPKRVPESLARKFLFQDAVANIGDWETSPQKVIGLLKKDRSTASQSCSPIKLIQGALIGKDTDELMLKVGVALADMFENDDRPHSLIIHPDSLEEDRGPKPVGQERTYQAEHYYKILAKDPHAFRILVHLFIVLRNGLHTMFDDTHQDKAFLATENVIAAYIEFLRLTKRFDAIPLYAAQLLEERASYTLARVLPDIKNSSEQQHSISLMEAYRIDVIQVVSQSFTFAARDSGFTHFTKEGYSVITNPINRFDILEDVENAQDRMLWPGVRVKKTFDGAVISPQDEIIINALQWYNYIGKDCEHTFEHLNNGLTIFLLNGRIAAAEKVISDLSVESLSLSRTEALLGYPFDFMTSGTEEQDERQLHEHRDNLSTAARAAAIPLAQLPDADHHREMVLYLRKNSSSYYDLQQIVRLLVLFREWREEEEALIQFRREILKEPTAAKSKPDTQHTKEVLDSITSIFDTLIPSISASVASDPHYLTEQTWELMKAYVPNMIIAYLSVLQSASWFLNKDPAIKAMEVAVVVADKGNEWVQKILLETGRMSDVLERLARVSHCMLRLNESGKDKASKKRGGKGETLRLWDLGAR; encoded by the exons ATGATGCCACGGTCCTTGTCGCGCCAGTCGCAGTCGACTGCAGCCCAG TCTCAGAATGGAAATATGCCCTCTTTTGGATACCCGCGAGTTAGCAACGGCGCAACCCCGAACGACCCTCTACAACCTCTGCGCGCAATGGCTGATCGTGTCGGGAAAGAGGTGGAAAAGTTCGCCGAGCGTGTCGACCACTGGCATACTCATGGCAACGAGTCGAAAAAGACAAAGTACCAGACGACTGTCAAATTGGTCGGAAGGTTCCAGGACGTTGCTGAAATGCATGTTAAGGAGCTGAAACGAACAACCGAAGCAGAGAACAAGGGAACTCTGAACAGAAGCGTTCGGAGACAGATTCAGAATATGGCAGATGCTTCAGACAACGCGGGCCAGAATGTCTTTGCCCAATCCTCCCAGTCCGCTATGCCGTCCTTCGAGTCCTCCAGCACCCCCGTATCTGCAAACGTCCGCGAGTTGCGCGAGTGGCAGGCAGAGCTTGCGACGTGGAAGCTGCTGAAACTCGTCATCGAACATTACCACTCTGAGCCGGGTACTGACGTGGCCGCGGAGAAGGCGGCACGATTAGAGGCGGTGGGGGAGCATGCACGCTATGGCAAAAACAGCGAGATTTGGGATCGGTTTCTATTCGAGGACGACCAGGCGAAAGAGAAGGCCCTCGTTCTTCGCTGGCTGGAACAGACGGCGCGGGATAGCGAGAGCGATATCAAGGCAATTATCACTGGGCTGGAGGAACACTCTGGAAAGGGCGTACATACCTGGACAAGCGGTTGGCTCGAAACCAAGTCGAAGATCAAGCAGGCAAAGCGCATGGAGGGTACAGAACAGCCTCTCAAGCCCATCGACTCCAACATCAAGACTACGGACAGAACTGCAAATCTCGTTACCCAACTGGACCCAGACGCTCCGTCGAGGCAAAAACGTGCACTTGAGAAGAGCGACGAATACTACGAGCGCTCGCTTTGGATGGTTGCCTACGAGATGATGCGACGTGGACTGCCCTGGAAGACCATTATGGACTGGTGCTACGAGCGGAATGAGTCGTGGCGAGGCTTCAGTATTGGGGCGGCGTACGAGGGCCATCCAGAACATGGCCCAAATGTCGCTGGGCCAACTGTTGGCTACATGTTCCGTCGCATGTGCTTCTACGCAGCAAGAGGCGCTCGGATACCTTACGAAGGCGCTGTCTACGGTTTACTCAGTGGAGACCTGAAACAAGTGCAGGCGGTTTGTCGATCCTGGGATGACCATTTGTATGCGCACTACAATGCCCTTTTACTGTCACGATTCGACCTATATCTGCAAAAGAACCATCCGAAGCGCGTGCCGGAGAGCTTGGCTCGGAAATTTCTCTTCCAAGACGCTGTCGCCAACATTGGAGACTGGGAGACATCGCCGCAGAAGGTGATTGGACTTCTAAAAAAGGACAGAAGCACGGCGAGCCAATCGTGCTCTCCTATCAAACTCATCCAAGGTGCACTCATTGGCAAAGACACAGATGAGCTGATGCTCAAGGTCGGCGTTGCTCTTGCAGACATGTTTGAGAACGATGACCGTCCCCACAGTCTGATCATACACCCCGACTCACTGGAGGAAGACCGGGGCCCAAAGCCTGTGGGGCAAGAGCGAACATACCAAGCGGAGCACTACTACAAGATCCTCGCCAAGGATCCTCATGCCTTTCGCATACTGGTACATCTCTTCATCGTCCTTCGCAATGGACTACACACAATGTTTGATGATACACATCAAGACAAGGCGTTCCTCGCCACGGAGAACGTCATTGCTGCTTACATTGAATTCTTGCGCCTCACGAAGCGGTTTGATGCGATTCCTCTGTACGCAGCGCAACTTCTCGAAGAGCGAGCATCTTACACGCTGGCGCGAGTTCTTCCCGATATCAAGAACAGTTCGGAGCAGCAACACTCTATATCTTTGATGGAAGCATACAGGATCGACGTCATCCAAGTAGTCTCCCAGAGCTTCACATTTGCTGCCCGGGATAGTGGTTTCACACACTTCACCAAAGAAGGCTACAGTGTCATCACAAACCCCATCAACCGTTTCGATATTCTAGAAGATGTCGAGAACGCTCAGGATCGCATGTTGTGGCCTGGTGTTCGCGTCAAGAAGACGTTTGACGGTGCAGTCATTAGTCCACAAGACGAGATCATTATCAATGCACTGCAGTGGTACAACTACATTGGGAAGGATTGTGAACATACGTTTGAGCACTTGAACAACGGACTGACCATATTCTTGC TCAACGGTCGTATCGCTGCTGCTGAGAAAGTCATTAGCGATCTCAGCGTGGAGTCACTATCACTATCGCGGACAGAGGCTCTACTCGGCTACCCCTTTGACTTCATGACTTCAGGGACAGAAGAACAGGACGAACGCCAACTCCACGAGCATCGCGATAACCTATCCACAGCCGCACGAGCTGCTGCCATCCCACTGGCACAGCTACCTGATGCAGATCATCACAGAGAAATGGTCCTTTACTTGCGGAAAAACAGCTCGTCATACTACGATCTCCAGCAAATCGTCCGTCTACTTGTCCTTTTCCGTGAATGGCgtgaggaagaagaggcgcTTATACA ATTTCGTCGCGAAATTCTGAAAGAGCCCACGGCCGCAAAGTCTAAGCCTGACACGCAACATACGAAGGAAGTCCTGGACTCTATCACATCCATCTTCGACACCCTAATACCATCCATCAGTGCATCTGTCGCTTCTGACCCGCATTACCTAACAGAGCAAACCTGGGAGTTGATGAAGGCCTACGTTCCCAACATGATTATCGCTTATCTCTCTGTGCTTCAATCCGCATCATGGTTCCTAAACAAGGACCCAGCGATCAAGGCCATGGAGGTAGCCGTCGTAGTGGCAGACAAGGGCAACGAATGGGTTCAGAAGATCTTGCTGGAGACTGGGAGAATGAGCGATGTACTGGAGCGCTTGGCGCGCGTGAGCCACTGTATGCTGAGGCTCAATGAGAGTGGCAAGGACAAGGCAAGCAAGAAGAGGGGCGGCAAGGGTGAAACACTAAGGCTGTGGGACCTGGGTGCGCGGTAG